A stretch of Blautia liquoris DNA encodes these proteins:
- a CDS encoding rhodanese-like domain-containing protein → MRCLGMISADEVDRYIDHPDVLIIDLRCQEEYMQMHIEGACNIPYDEFECLCLPRDRLIVLYCDRGAASLIKGRELARCGYRVQSVTGGIHAYRGRHLVKGE, encoded by the coding sequence ATGAGATGTCTGGGGATGATTTCTGCTGACGAAGTGGATCGGTACATCGATCACCCGGATGTATTGATAATAGATTTACGTTGCCAGGAAGAATATATGCAGATGCATATTGAAGGAGCCTGTAATATTCCTTACGATGAGTTTGAATGCTTATGTTTGCCGCGAGATAGACTAATTGTGCTTTATTGTGATCGTGGGGCAGCCAGCCTTATTAAGGGAAGGGAACTCGCCAGATGTGGATATCGTGTGCAGTCTGTCACGGGGGGGATCCATGCATACAGGGGGAGACATCTGGTCAAGGGAGAATAA
- the yfcE gene encoding phosphodiesterase translates to MKYMIASDIHGSAYYCRKMLDAYKKEKADRLVLLGDLLYHGPRNDLPKDYAPKQVIAMLNENKHDILAIRGNCDAEVDQMVLEFPIMADYGVLIDEGKTFYLSHGHIYNEEHMPPLQKGDVFLYGHTHILRAEDKDGQVYLNPGSVSLPKEGNVPSYAVLDHGTFSIRDFDENTIRQLEI, encoded by the coding sequence ATGAAATATATGATAGCTTCGGATATTCATGGATCCGCATATTACTGCAGGAAGATGCTGGATGCTTACAAGAAAGAAAAGGCAGACCGGCTGGTACTTCTTGGGGATCTTTTATATCATGGTCCGCGCAATGATCTGCCGAAAGATTATGCTCCAAAGCAGGTGATTGCCATGCTTAATGAGAATAAACATGATATATTGGCGATCCGGGGAAACTGTGATGCCGAGGTAGACCAGATGGTACTGGAATTTCCAATTATGGCGGATTATGGTGTCTTAATTGATGAGGGCAAAACCTTCTATCTCAGCCACGGGCATATCTATAATGAAGAACATATGCCGCCACTGCAAAAAGGTGATGTATTTCTCTATGGGCATACGCATATACTTCGGGCCGAAGATAAAGATGGACAGGTTTATTTGAATCCGGGAAGTGTATCCCTGCCAAAAGAAGGGAATGTACCAAGCTATGCGGTGTTGGATCATGGTACATTTTCAATCAGGGATTTTGACGAGAACACGATCAGACAACTGGAGATTTAG
- a CDS encoding XTP/dITP diphosphatase: MKQIIFATGNSNKMVEIREILETLSIPVISMREAGIEMDVEENGSTFEENALIKARAAASAVHDSDTYVLADDSGLEIDVLNKEPGIYSARYMGKDTSYHIKNQNLLERMKGVPNKKRTARFICAIAAVLPDGSEITTRGVIEGKIGYEERGERGFGYDPIFYLPDMSRSTAQLSPDEKNAISHRGRALQEMRRKLQEIC; the protein is encoded by the coding sequence ATGAAACAGATTATATTTGCAACGGGAAATTCAAATAAAATGGTTGAAATCCGAGAAATTTTGGAAACACTTAGTATTCCTGTGATTTCCATGAGGGAAGCTGGAATTGAGATGGATGTTGAAGAGAATGGCTCCACGTTTGAAGAGAATGCACTGATTAAGGCGAGAGCAGCTGCCTCGGCCGTTCATGACAGTGATACCTATGTACTTGCAGACGATTCGGGATTGGAGATTGACGTTCTAAATAAGGAACCAGGCATTTACTCAGCAAGATATATGGGAAAAGATACTTCTTACCACATCAAGAATCAAAATTTGCTCGAAAGAATGAAAGGGGTACCCAATAAAAAGAGAACTGCAAGGTTTATATGTGCCATTGCAGCTGTCTTGCCTGATGGATCAGAGATTACCACAAGAGGGGTGATCGAAGGCAAAATCGGTTATGAGGAACGTGGAGAGCGTGGATTTGGATACGATCCTATCTTCTATCTCCCGGATATGAGCAGAAGTACGGCTCAGCTTTCGCCGGATGAAAAGAATGCTATCAGCCATCGAGGAAGAGCATTGCAGGAAATGAGAAGAAAATTACAAGAAATCTGTTGA
- a CDS encoding metallophosphoesterase family protein — protein MKILIVSDTHGQAENLLRVLDRQGPVDCLIHCGDIEGQENYFRTLTDGPCYMVAGNSDWGTDLRRELEFSLDDYRVYLTHGNQFGVSLGTKQLRDEAKSRNMQFAMFGHTHRPLIEDADHLVLMNPGSLSYPRQLGRKPSYIVMEIDKNHEAHYQIRYLD, from the coding sequence ATGAAGATTTTAATTGTAAGTGATACACATGGCCAGGCGGAAAATTTATTGAGAGTACTTGACAGACAAGGACCAGTCGACTGCCTGATTCACTGCGGGGATATTGAAGGCCAGGAGAATTATTTTCGCACACTTACAGATGGCCCCTGCTACATGGTTGCCGGCAATAGTGACTGGGGGACAGACCTGAGAAGAGAACTGGAGTTTTCTCTGGATGACTACCGGGTATATCTGACACATGGGAACCAATTTGGAGTTTCTCTGGGAACGAAGCAGCTGAGAGATGAAGCAAAAAGCCGCAATATGCAGTTCGCAATGTTCGGACACACGCACAGACCGCTGATCGAGGATGCGGATCATCTGGTACTTATGAATCCCGGTTCATTAAGCTATCCCAGACAGCTGGGACGAAAGCCCAGTTATATTGTAATGGAGATTGACAAAAACCATGAGGCACATTACCAGATCCGCTATCTCGATTAA
- the rho gene encoding transcription termination factor Rho, translating into MTKAQYESLQLGKLKELAKARGMKRISTLKKQELIQRMLEEDEKEEKKADSGAQPTTETLQSPQETQTVPNTQEAKPSARKESLNTSQDSPKTQSHSPHAPRVSHATPNSHNLHPSPNQNTQQNSHDSQNDRTTQNPHQRPVNDGEEHSKKDFERLDSGEEVGGILEVMSDGYGFIRSDNFLPGENDVYVAPSQIRRFHLRTGDILRGNTRIKSLNEKFSALLYVKSINDLPPAMSIRRMNFEDMTPIFPNKRIYLERPDGTMAMRIVDLVSPIGKGQRGMIVSPPKAGKTTLLKDAAKSILKNNPEMNLMIVLIDERPEEVTDIKEAISGPNVDVIASTFDELPDHHRRVSEMAIERAKRLVESKKDVVIFIDSITRLARAYNQTVPPSGRTLSGGLDPAALHMPKRFFGAARNMREGGSLTILATALVDTGSKMDDVVYEEFKGTGNMELVLDRKLQEKRVFPAIDVVKSGTRREDLLLSSAEQDAVNIIRKALNGMKSDEAAENLMNIFARTRTNEEVVARIRRKRII; encoded by the coding sequence ATGACAAAAGCGCAATATGAGTCTTTGCAGCTTGGAAAACTAAAAGAATTGGCAAAAGCCAGAGGCATGAAAAGAATATCGACCTTGAAAAAACAGGAGTTGATACAACGTATGCTTGAAGAAGACGAAAAAGAAGAGAAAAAAGCAGATTCCGGCGCACAACCGACAACAGAGACTTTACAAAGCCCGCAGGAGACACAGACGGTACCTAATACACAGGAAGCAAAACCATCAGCAAGAAAAGAAAGTTTGAATACATCTCAGGATTCTCCCAAAACACAGAGCCACAGTCCGCATGCACCTCGGGTATCACATGCGACACCGAACTCACATAATCTACATCCATCACCGAATCAAAATACACAACAAAATTCTCATGATTCACAAAATGACCGTACAACACAAAATCCTCATCAAAGACCGGTAAATGATGGCGAAGAACACTCAAAAAAAGATTTTGAAAGACTGGACAGCGGCGAAGAAGTAGGGGGGATTTTGGAAGTAATGTCTGACGGATATGGATTCATCCGTTCTGATAATTTCCTTCCTGGTGAAAATGACGTCTATGTCGCACCATCACAGATTCGCAGATTTCATCTCCGGACCGGGGATATTCTAAGAGGGAATACCCGAATTAAGTCGTTAAACGAAAAGTTTTCAGCTCTGCTTTATGTCAAATCGATTAATGATCTTCCGCCGGCTATGAGTATCCGAAGAATGAATTTCGAAGATATGACACCTATTTTTCCAAATAAGAGAATATATCTGGAACGCCCGGACGGGACTATGGCTATGCGTATTGTAGATCTGGTGAGTCCTATCGGAAAAGGACAGCGCGGAATGATTGTATCCCCTCCAAAAGCAGGAAAGACCACGCTTCTCAAAGATGCTGCAAAATCCATCTTAAAAAATAATCCTGAAATGAACCTGATGATTGTACTGATCGATGAAAGACCGGAGGAAGTGACAGATATTAAAGAGGCGATCTCAGGTCCGAACGTGGACGTGATTGCATCTACCTTTGATGAACTGCCGGATCATCATAGAAGAGTATCAGAGATGGCGATTGAGCGTGCGAAACGTCTCGTGGAAAGCAAAAAGGATGTGGTCATTTTCATAGACAGTATCACCAGACTGGCCCGTGCTTACAATCAGACTGTACCACCGAGCGGAAGGACATTATCAGGAGGTCTGGATCCGGCCGCACTTCATATGCCAAAACGATTTTTCGGGGCAGCCCGTAATATGCGTGAGGGAGGAAGTCTGACGATACTTGCCACCGCACTTGTGGATACTGGAAGCAAGATGGATGATGTGGTATACGAAGAGTTTAAGGGAACTGGAAATATGGAACTGGTTTTAGATCGAAAACTTCAGGAAAAGAGAGTATTTCCTGCTATTGATGTTGTTAAATCGGGAACCAGAAGAGAAGATCTTCTTCTTTCCAGTGCAGAGCAGGATGCGGTGAACATCATACGAAAAGCATTAAACGGAATGAAGTCTGATGAGGCTGCGGAAAACCTTATGAATATCTTTGCCCGTACCCGGACAAATGAGGAAGTTGTGGCTAGAATTCGCAGGAAAAGGATTATCTAA
- the rpmE gene encoding 50S ribosomal protein L31, whose amino-acid sequence MKQGIHPAYHQATVTCNCGNTFTTGSTKEDIHVEICSKCHPFFTGQQKNAAARGRIEKFNKKYGIK is encoded by the coding sequence ATGAAACAAGGAATCCATCCGGCTTACCATCAGGCAACCGTTACCTGCAACTGTGGTAATACATTTACAACAGGATCTACAAAAGAAGACATTCATGTTGAGATCTGTTCCAAATGTCATCCGTTCTTTACAGGACAGCAGAAAAATGCAGCGGCACGCGGACGTATTGAAAAATTCAATAAGAAATATGGTATCAAATAA
- a CDS encoding DUF1385 domain-containing protein, whose translation MKSSNIGGQAVMEGIMMRHGDSYSIAVRKPDHEIEVRVKPYQSLIQNKKILSLPIIRGAISFFDSLIIGTKCLMYSASFFEDEEEDDKEKAKKTEEEQKRQEKWLMYGTVGFSIVLSVAIFMMLPYFLTNLLRHLISSHVILSLVESVVRVAIFLLYLFIVSHMKDIQRTFEYHGAEHKCINCIEHGHALTIENVRDSSREHKRCGTSFLFYVMIVSAILLMFVRVNSPVLRIVVRLLLLPVIAGISYEIIRMAGRSDNKFVNALSKPGLMIQHMTTREPDEEEIQVAIEAVEAVFNWKTYLAENFDYDIEDGEGKKSFSEAYE comes from the coding sequence ATGAAATCATCTAATATCGGCGGTCAGGCTGTTATGGAAGGAATAATGATGCGTCACGGGGATTCTTATTCCATTGCGGTTCGAAAACCAGATCATGAAATTGAGGTCAGGGTAAAACCATACCAGAGCCTGATTCAGAATAAAAAAATATTAAGCCTTCCGATTATCCGTGGGGCAATAAGCTTTTTCGATTCTCTAATTATTGGAACAAAGTGCTTGATGTATTCGGCAAGCTTTTTCGAGGATGAAGAAGAGGATGATAAGGAGAAAGCAAAAAAAACGGAGGAAGAACAGAAAAGGCAGGAAAAATGGCTTATGTATGGCACTGTGGGGTTTTCCATTGTGCTCTCGGTGGCCATATTTATGATGCTTCCGTACTTCCTCACGAATCTGCTGCGGCATTTGATATCGTCTCATGTCATTCTATCTCTTGTGGAATCAGTGGTGCGAGTTGCAATCTTTCTTTTGTACCTGTTTATAGTTTCGCATATGAAAGATATACAGAGGACGTTTGAGTATCACGGTGCGGAACATAAGTGTATTAACTGTATTGAGCACGGCCATGCACTCACAATTGAAAACGTCAGGGACAGTTCAAGAGAACATAAACGCTGCGGAACTAGTTTCCTGTTCTATGTGATGATTGTAAGTGCCATATTATTGATGTTTGTTCGTGTGAATTCTCCCGTACTTCGTATCGTGGTGAGACTGCTTTTACTTCCAGTAATTGCAGGCATATCTTATGAAATTATCCGAATGGCAGGCCGCAGTGACAATAAGTTTGTTAATGCATTAAGCAAACCAGGGCTGATGATTCAGCACATGACAACTCGTGAGCCGGACGAAGAAGAGATTCAGGTTGCGATCGAGGCGGTGGAAGCAGTCTTCAACTGGAAGACTTATCTGGCAGAGAATTTTGATTATGACATAGAAGACGGTGAGGGGAAAAAATCATTTTCCGAAGCGTATGAGTGA
- the prmC gene encoding peptide chain release factor N(5)-glutamine methyltransferase, which produces MSEKIEVLTSLKSWKEYGEITLRMAGIPDYKVDAWLLMEYVCNINKSYYYLHMDRPMDKSDAIEYQKLIDRRSRHVPLQYLTREAWFYDQPFLVNEAVLIPRQDTETLVEESLKYLKPHNSVLDLCTGSGCVILTLIRHASVIGTGSDVSEEALTVAMENANRQKVNNCAFILSDLFDKINGTYDMITANPPYIPTKDIKGLMREVSEHEPILALDGHEDGLYFYRKIADEARGYLKSGGRLVMEIGYDQPDLVKDILFQNGYRDIKIIRDLAGLPRVMSARWS; this is translated from the coding sequence ATGAGTGAAAAGATAGAAGTACTGACTTCGCTGAAGTCCTGGAAAGAATATGGTGAAATTACTCTGAGGATGGCTGGGATCCCTGATTATAAAGTGGATGCCTGGCTTTTGATGGAGTATGTATGCAATATTAATAAGAGCTATTACTATCTGCATATGGACCGCCCTATGGATAAATCCGATGCAATAGAATATCAAAAACTGATTGACAGAAGATCCAGACACGTTCCGCTGCAGTACCTGACGAGAGAAGCCTGGTTCTATGATCAGCCGTTTCTTGTAAATGAGGCGGTTTTAATTCCCAGACAGGATACGGAAACTCTGGTGGAAGAATCGTTAAAATACCTGAAACCCCACAACAGTGTCCTTGATCTTTGTACTGGAAGTGGCTGTGTAATCCTTACACTGATTCGGCATGCGTCTGTGATTGGAACAGGAAGTGACGTGTCAGAAGAGGCACTTACAGTGGCAATGGAGAATGCCAATAGACAAAAAGTGAATAATTGTGCGTTCATCCTCAGTGATCTCTTTGACAAGATCAATGGAACCTACGACATGATCACGGCCAATCCGCCTTATATTCCGACAAAGGATATCAAAGGTCTCATGAGGGAAGTCAGTGAACACGAACCAATTCTGGCATTGGATGGACATGAGGATGGCCTGTATTTCTATAGAAAGATTGCAGATGAGGCACGTGGATATCTGAAAAGCGGAGGGCGCCTTGTCATGGAGATCGGATACGATCAGCCAGATTTGGTAAAGGATATATTATTTCAGAATGGATATAGAGATATAAAGATAATCAGAGATCTTGCCGGACTTCCGCGCGTGATGTCAGCAAGGTGGTCATAA
- the prfA gene encoding peptide chain release factor 1, producing MFDKLDDISIRLEEILRQLAQPDVAADSARFQKLMKEQAELQPIADAYQEYKNNRQVIEDSISMLEGEKDDEMREMLKEELFDAKKQTEQLEDKLKLLLLPKDPNDHKNVIVEIRAGAGGDEAALFAAEVYRMYVKYAENRNWRTEMISVNENGIGGFKEVTFMINGTGAYSRMKYESGVHRVQRVPETESGGRIHTSTITVAIMPEAEEIDFHLDMKDCKFDVFRASGNGGQCVNTTDSAVRLTHIPTGIVISCQDEKSQLKNKDKALKVLRSRLYDMELEKQHDAEAEARRSQVGSGDRSEKIRTYNFPQGRVTDHRIKLTLHKLQEVLDGDLDDLIDSLIAADQSAKLSSLENTA from the coding sequence ATGTTTGATAAACTAGACGATATTTCAATTCGCCTGGAAGAAATTTTGCGTCAGTTAGCCCAGCCCGACGTGGCCGCTGATTCGGCCAGATTTCAAAAGTTAATGAAAGAACAGGCGGAATTGCAGCCAATTGCAGATGCCTATCAGGAATATAAGAACAACCGTCAGGTCATCGAGGACAGCATCTCCATGTTGGAAGGCGAAAAGGATGATGAAATGCGTGAAATGCTCAAAGAAGAGCTGTTCGATGCAAAAAAACAGACGGAACAACTTGAGGACAAACTGAAGCTCCTGCTTCTTCCGAAAGACCCGAACGATCACAAGAATGTCATCGTTGAAATCCGAGCAGGTGCCGGAGGAGATGAGGCGGCGCTGTTTGCAGCCGAAGTCTATCGTATGTATGTTAAATATGCTGAAAACCGTAACTGGAGGACAGAGATGATCAGTGTGAATGAGAATGGAATTGGAGGCTTTAAAGAAGTCACATTCATGATTAACGGTACTGGCGCATATTCCAGGATGAAGTATGAGAGTGGTGTTCACAGGGTACAGCGTGTACCCGAGACCGAGAGCGGCGGAAGAATCCACACGTCCACAATTACAGTGGCGATCATGCCAGAGGCAGAGGAAATAGATTTTCACCTTGACATGAAGGACTGCAAGTTCGATGTGTTCCGTGCATCTGGAAATGGCGGTCAGTGTGTCAATACTACAGATTCAGCTGTGCGTCTGACTCATATACCGACAGGGATTGTTATATCTTGCCAGGATGAAAAATCACAGCTCAAGAACAAGGACAAAGCCTTAAAGGTTCTGCGTTCCCGCCTTTATGATATGGAACTTGAGAAGCAGCATGATGCAGAGGCCGAGGCAAGGAGAAGCCAGGTCGGATCGGGTGATCGTTCGGAAAAGATCAGAACGTATAACTTTCCACAGGGAAGAGTGACCGATCATCGGATCAAACTGACACTTCACAAACTTCAGGAAGTATTAGACGGAGACTTGGATGATCTGATCGACAGTTTAATTGCCGCAGATCAGTCCGCAAAACTCAGCAGTCTGGAAAATACTGCATGA
- a CDS encoding sugar phosphate nucleotidyltransferase, with the protein MKKTSLVIMAAGIGSRFGKGIKQLEPVGPCGEVIMDYSIHDALEAGFNKVIFVIRKDLEEDFKQMIGHRIEQLTEVQYAYQELDDLPEGFEKPKKRTKPWGTGQAVLCAKDVIHEPFAVINADDYYGKEPFVKLHKDLTCEHTIEKGVHPVSMAGFVLENTLSDNGGVTRGVCTTDERGNLIGINETSNIVKTAQGAAVQDEKGFTPLDPESLVSMNMWGLRQEFLDELEEGFAEFLINHKDDEKTEYLLPTFIDELLHKGRAQVKVLKTTSNWFGVTYQEDKDSVKDAFCRLIADGIYDKNLYENKVEA; encoded by the coding sequence ATGAAAAAAACATCATTGGTGATTATGGCAGCCGGAATTGGCAGCCGTTTTGGCAAAGGAATTAAACAGCTGGAACCAGTGGGGCCATGTGGAGAGGTGATCATGGATTATTCGATACACGATGCGCTGGAGGCAGGATTTAATAAAGTAATCTTTGTAATTCGAAAAGATCTTGAAGAGGATTTTAAACAGATGATCGGACACAGGATTGAACAGCTGACAGAGGTGCAATATGCTTATCAGGAGTTGGATGATCTACCAGAAGGATTCGAGAAACCAAAAAAGAGAACGAAGCCCTGGGGGACAGGGCAGGCGGTTCTCTGTGCAAAAGATGTTATTCATGAACCGTTTGCCGTCATTAATGCTGATGATTATTATGGAAAAGAACCCTTTGTGAAGCTGCACAAGGACCTGACTTGCGAGCATACTATAGAAAAGGGTGTTCACCCTGTCAGCATGGCTGGATTTGTGCTGGAAAATACACTCAGTGACAACGGCGGAGTGACCCGTGGGGTCTGTACGACCGATGAACGGGGGAATCTGATAGGAATCAATGAAACCTCCAATATTGTAAAGACAGCTCAGGGTGCTGCAGTACAGGACGAAAAAGGCTTTACTCCACTCGACCCCGAATCCTTGGTGTCCATGAATATGTGGGGACTGCGGCAGGAGTTCTTGGATGAACTTGAAGAAGGATTTGCCGAATTTTTAATAAATCATAAGGATGATGAAAAGACAGAATATCTTCTGCCAACCTTTATTGATGAACTTCTACATAAAGGCAGGGCACAGGTAAAGGTATTAAAGACCACTTCCAATTGGTTTGGAGTTACATATCAGGAAGATAAAGATTCAGTAAAAGACGCATTTTGCAGGCTGATTGCAGACGGCATCTATGACAAAAACCTGTACGAAAACAAAGTTGAAGCTTAA
- the glmM gene encoding phosphoglucosamine mutase, whose protein sequence is MGKYFGTDGFRGEANIDLTVEHAYKVGRFLGWYFGKDHKASIVIGKDTRRSSYMFEYALASGLTASGADACLLHVTTTPSVSYVVRTENFDCGIMISASHNPYYDNGIKVINGQGQKLESEIEEQIENYIDQEEPKVPFAIGKDIGRTIDFSAGRNRYIGHLISIPTRSFKNIRVGLDCSNGSSFSIAKSVFDAVGAKTYVISNNPDGTNINKDCGSTHIEALQQFVRDNQLDVGFAYDGDADRCIAVDEKGEVVDGDMIMFICGKYLKEQGRLDQNTIVTTIMSNLGLYKACDREGIRYEKTAVGDRHVCENMMANGYSLGGEQSGHIIFSKHASTGDGILTSLMVMEVILEKKTSLHTLAKEITIYPQCLKNVKVADKKAAKENSAVKKAIAEVKQSLGGEGRILVRESGTEPVIRVMVEAAEDALCETCVDQVIEVMRQENLIISD, encoded by the coding sequence ATGGGAAAATATTTTGGTACGGACGGTTTCCGCGGGGAAGCTAATATCGATTTGACAGTAGAGCATGCATATAAAGTAGGGCGTTTTCTGGGCTGGTATTTCGGAAAAGATCACAAGGCGTCTATTGTGATTGGAAAAGATACTCGTCGTTCCAGTTATATGTTTGAATATGCTCTTGCTTCGGGACTTACTGCTTCCGGTGCAGATGCCTGTCTGCTTCATGTGACTACTACACCGAGTGTGTCATATGTTGTGAGAACTGAGAATTTTGACTGTGGAATCATGATTTCAGCCAGCCACAATCCATATTATGACAATGGAATCAAGGTCATAAACGGACAGGGGCAGAAGTTGGAATCAGAGATTGAAGAGCAGATAGAGAATTACATCGATCAGGAAGAACCAAAGGTTCCATTTGCAATAGGGAAAGATATCGGGAGAACCATCGATTTCTCAGCGGGAAGAAACCGCTATATTGGACATCTGATCTCGATTCCGACGCGTTCGTTTAAAAATATCCGTGTTGGTCTGGACTGTTCGAATGGCAGCTCCTTTTCCATTGCAAAAAGTGTTTTTGATGCAGTAGGTGCAAAAACATACGTGATCAGCAACAATCCGGATGGTACAAATATCAACAAAGACTGTGGTTCTACTCACATTGAAGCTTTACAGCAGTTTGTAAGAGATAATCAGTTGGACGTAGGGTTTGCCTATGACGGAGATGCGGATCGCTGTATCGCTGTTGATGAAAAAGGTGAAGTCGTGGACGGCGATATGATTATGTTTATCTGTGGAAAGTACTTGAAAGAGCAGGGAAGATTAGATCAGAATACGATTGTCACAACAATTATGTCAAACCTGGGACTTTACAAAGCATGTGACCGAGAGGGGATTCGTTATGAAAAAACGGCTGTCGGGGATCGCCATGTATGTGAGAATATGATGGCAAACGGCTATTCTCTGGGCGGAGAGCAGTCGGGCCATATCATATTCAGCAAACATGCTTCGACAGGCGACGGGATTCTGACATCTTTGATGGTTATGGAAGTAATTCTTGAAAAGAAGACTTCACTTCATACACTGGCAAAAGAAATCACGATATATCCGCAGTGCCTGAAGAATGTGAAAGTAGCCGATAAGAAGGCGGCAAAAGAGAATTCAGCTGTTAAAAAAGCGATTGCAGAGGTGAAACAATCACTTGGGGGGGAAGGAAGAATCCTGGTCCGTGAAAGCGGAACGGAACCTGTAATTCGTGTGATGGTGGAAGCTGCAGAGGATGCGCTGTGTGAAACCTGCGTAGATCAGGTAATTGAAGTAATGAGACAAGAAAACCTGATAATTTCAGACTGA
- a CDS encoding tetratricopeptide repeat protein has translation MKKRRILTVLSSLLIFMSACGPKDYTGAYDLGVKSLKENDYNTALASFLKAKEDSELEVESSRMIGITYLKMGDYKNAVTYLDDCRNKLRFKSEEFECDVMYYLAEACEGSGDTKRAIKLYSRLIKEHDDADASFMRGRIYLGQNEEKKAKADFKASLAKNPGYDNYIRVYLIYAGNNREADGAAYLEEAVKKEPRGAEEQYEQGRILYYLQDYDKASKVLKEAVDEGVDEAVWLLGQIYLKNQNQVSARKLYQRYLDENKDSAAAYNGLALCDIADKNYDDALSDIQTGLEKADNKDKENLLFNEIVVYENKLDFKTAKEKMNVFVQQYPENETAVRENLFLQSR, from the coding sequence TTGAAGAAACGAAGGATCCTTACGGTCTTAAGCAGTCTGCTCATCTTTATGTCAGCCTGCGGACCGAAAGATTATACCGGTGCATATGACTTGGGTGTGAAATCATTAAAAGAGAATGATTATAATACAGCACTTGCGAGTTTTTTAAAAGCCAAGGAAGATTCTGAACTGGAAGTAGAATCCAGCCGCATGATAGGAATTACCTATCTGAAAATGGGAGACTATAAGAATGCAGTCACTTATCTTGATGACTGCCGAAATAAGCTTAGATTTAAATCTGAGGAGTTCGAATGTGATGTGATGTATTATCTCGCTGAGGCCTGCGAAGGCAGTGGAGATACGAAAAGAGCAATAAAACTTTACAGCCGCCTGATCAAAGAACATGATGATGCAGATGCCAGCTTTATGAGGGGCAGGATTTATCTCGGGCAGAATGAGGAGAAAAAGGCCAAAGCTGATTTCAAAGCTTCGCTTGCAAAGAACCCTGGATATGACAATTATATCAGAGTCTATTTGATTTATGCGGGCAATAACCGTGAGGCAGATGGTGCGGCATATCTGGAAGAGGCTGTTAAAAAAGAACCCAGGGGAGCAGAGGAACAGTATGAGCAGGGACGTATCTTATATTATCTGCAGGATTATGATAAAGCGTCCAAAGTCTTGAAAGAAGCGGTCGATGAGGGAGTCGATGAGGCTGTCTGGCTGCTGGGACAGATTTATCTGAAGAACCAGAATCAGGTATCCGCGCGAAAATTGTATCAGCGGTATCTCGACGAAAACAAGGATTCGGCAGCCGCTTATAATGGTCTTGCACTCTGTGACATTGCAGATAAAAATTATGATGATGCACTCTCTGACATACAGACAGGCCTTGAAAAGGCAGATAATAAAGATAAGGAGAACTTGTTGTTTAATGAGATTGTCGTCTATGAAAATAAACTTGATTTTAAAACAGCGAAGGAAAAGATGAACGTCTTTGTGCAGCAGTATCCGGAAAACGAGACGGCCGTTCGCGAAAACTTGTTCCTTCAGAGCCGTTAA